The Gemmatimonadota bacterium genome contains the following window.
CCATCGTCCTTGTATCTTGGGAAAATATGCCAGTGTACATGCGGCACTTCCTGAAATGCCGCGGGACCATTGGACTGCCAGATCGACAATCCGTCCGGCTTGTATACCCGACGAACCGCACGGGCGACTTTACAGACCGTGCTGGCGAGCGATGAGGCCGTATCCTCGTCCAGATCGTATATCTGTTCGACATGATTCCTTGGGACAACCAGGACATGCCCTTCGTTGCTCTGGCGAAGATTCATGAACGCCAGGGTAGATTCGTCTTCATATACGGTCGCGGAATCCAGTTCGCCGCT
Protein-coding sequences here:
- a CDS encoding HIT family protein; protein product: MVRDNDCVFCRIISGELDSATVYEDESTLAFMNLRQSNEGHVLVVPRNHVEQIYDLDEDTASSLASTVCKVARAVRRVYKPDGLSIWQSNGPAAFQEVPHVHWHIFPRYKDDGYLVVYPRNLADRARREYSLQSLKDISVPLIEALETEVA